The following coding sequences are from one Salvia splendens isolate huo1 unplaced genomic scaffold, SspV2 ctg1178, whole genome shotgun sequence window:
- the LOC121788920 gene encoding NAD(P)H-quinone oxidoreductase subunit H, chloroplastic: protein MNVPATRNDLMIVNMGPHHPSMHGVLRLIVTLDGEDVIDCEPILGYLHRGMEKIAENRTIIQYLPYVTRWDYLATMFTEAITVNGPEQLGNIQVPKRASYIRAIMLELSRIASHLLWLGPFMADIGAQTPFFYIFRERELIYDLFEAATGMRMMHNYFRIGGVAADLPYGWVDKCLDFCDYFLTGVAEYQKLITRNPIFLERVEGVGIIGGEEALNWGLSGPMLRASGIQWDLRKVDRYECYDEFDWGDSMAKRR, encoded by the coding sequence ATGAATGTACCAGCTACAAGAAACGACCTTATGATAGTGAATATGGGGCCTCACCACCCATCAATGCATGGTGTTCTTCGACTGATCGTTACTCTCGACGGTGAAGATGTTATTGACTGTGAACCTATATTAGGTTATTTACATAGAGGAATGGAGAAAATTGCGGAAAATCGAACAATTATACAATATTTGCCTTATGTAACACGTTGGGATTATTTAGCTACCATGTTTACAGAAGCAATAACCGTAAATGGACCCGAACAGCTAGGCAATATTCAAGTACCTAAAAGGGCTAGCTATATTAGAGCTATTATGCTGGAGTTGAGTCGTATCGCTTCCCATTTGTTATGGCTTGGTCCTTTTATGGCAGATATTGGGGCACAGACCccttttttctatatttttcgaGAACGAGAATTAATATATGACCTATTTGAAGCTGCTACCGGTATGCGCATGATGCATAATTATTTTCGTATCGGAGGAGTTGCTGCTGATCTACCTTATGGCTGGGTAGATAAATGTTTGGATTTTTGCGATTATTTTTTAACTGGGGTTGCTGAATATCAAAAGCTTATTACACGAAATCCTATTTTTTTAGAACGAGTTGAAGGCGTAGGTATTATTGGTGGAGAAGAAGCACTAAATTGGGGTTTATCGGGGCCAATGCTACGAGCTTCGGGAATCCAATGGGATCTTCGTAAAGTTGATCGTTATGAGTGTTATGACGAATTTGATTGGGGAGATTCAATGGCAAAACGAAGGTGA